Sequence from the Clostridia bacterium genome:
CGGTCGCGGCGAACATGGGGCTGGTGCCGCCGGCGCCCGGGTTCCTGCAGGGGTTGCGCGACATCACGCGACGGCACGGGGCACTGCTGATCTTCGACGAGGTCATCACCGGGTTCCGGCTGTCCTGGGGCGGCGCGCAGGTGCGCTACGGCGTGCGGCCCGACCTGACGTGCCTGGGGAAGGTGATCGGCGGCGGCCTGCCGGTCGGTGCGTACGCGGGGCCGCACGACATCATGCGGCTGCTGTCTCCGGCCGGCCCGGTGTACCAGGCGGGCACGCTGTCCGGGAACCCGCTCACGATGGCCGCCGGCATCGCCACGCTGGAGGCGCTGCGCCAGCCGGGCGCCTACGAGCGGCTGGAGGCGGCGGCGCGCAGCCTCGCCGAGGGTTTGGCGGCCGCGGCCGCCGGAGCGGCAACCGGATCGGCGGCGCAGCCGCCGTTGCAGGTCGTGCGGGAGGCGACGCTCGTCGGCCTCTTCTTCTCGCCGCGACCGCCGGCCACGTACGAGGACGTCCTCGCGGCCGACCGGACCCGTTACGCCCGCTTCTTTTGGGCCATGCTCGAACAGGGCGTCTACCTGCCGCCCTCGCCGTTCGAGATTCTCTTCGTCTCGCTCGCCCACGACGAGGCGTGCGTCGCCCGCACCATCGAGGCCGCGCGAGAGGCGCTGCTCCGCGCGGAGGCCGGGGAAGGGTAACGACCGTGGAGGTGTACGCGTTCGTCGGGCCGAGCGGCACGGGCAAGAGCCACCGCGCGTCGCTGGTGGCGGCGGATCTGGGCATCGCCTACATCATCGACGACGGCCTGCTCATTCACGCCGGGCGGATTCTCGCCGGCCAGTCCGCCAAGCGCGAGCACTCGGCGCTCGGCGCGGTGCGGCGCGCCATCTTCGCCGACGAGGCCCACGCGGCCGAGGTGCGCGCCGCCCTCCGTGAGCATCGCGTCGACCGCGTCCTCATCCTCGGGACGTCGGACGACATGGTGAACCGCATCTGTGACGCCCTGGACCTGCCCCGGCCCGAGCGGACGATCCGCATCGAGGACGTCGCCACGGACGAGGAGATCCGCCACGCCCGGCGTGTCCGCCGCACGGAGGGCAAGCACGTGATCCCGGCGCCCACCTTCGAGGTGAAGAAGAGCTTTTCCGGGTACATGGTGGACCCGCTCCGCTTCCTCTACCGGAGCCGCCACGCGCTTCACCGCGACATCGTCGTGGAGAAGTCGGTCGTGCGGCCCACCTTCAGCTCCCTCGGCAAGTTCTTCATCACGGACTACGTCGTCGGCAGCATCGCCGAACGGGCCAGCCGCACCGTCCCGGGGGTGGCGGACGTCCACCAGGGACCGGTGACGATCCACGAGGAAGGGGTCGTCATCACGCTGGACGTGGCGTTGTGGCT
This genomic interval carries:
- a CDS encoding Asp23/Gls24 family envelope stress response protein is translated as MEVYAFVGPSGTGKSHRASLVAADLGIAYIIDDGLLIHAGRILAGQSAKREHSALGAVRRAIFADEAHAAEVRAALREHRVDRVLILGTSDDMVNRICDALDLPRPERTIRIEDVATDEEIRHARRVRRTEGKHVIPAPTFEVKKSFSGYMVDPLRFLYRSRHALHRDIVVEKSVVRPTFSSLGKFFITDYVVGSIAERASRTVPGVADVHQGPVTIHEEGVVITLDVALWLGRPLRPVMEQVQREAREMVERMTALNVLAVDVTARRALWPDPPAAVEARRDGPPPQASD
- the hemL gene encoding glutamate-1-semialdehyde 2,1-aminomutase, which encodes MSSRSSELFARAQRVIPGGVDSPVRAFGAVGGEPRFIARGEGPYVWDVDGRRYIDYVMSWGALPLGHAAAPVVEAVAAAARSGTSFGAPVESEARLAEIIVDALPGVDQVRFVNSGTEATMSALRLARAYTGRPGVVKFAGCYHGHADPFLVEAGSGALTHGHPSSPGVPEDAVRHTYIAPYNDLAAVERLFRDHGDAIAAVIVEPVAANMGLVPPAPGFLQGLRDITRRHGALLIFDEVITGFRLSWGGAQVRYGVRPDLTCLGKVIGGGLPVGAYAGPHDIMRLLSPAGPVYQAGTLSGNPLTMAAGIATLEALRQPGAYERLEAAARSLAEGLAAAAAGAATGSAAQPPLQVVREATLVGLFFSPRPPATYEDVLAADRTRYARFFWAMLEQGVYLPPSPFEILFVSLAHDEACVARTIEAAREALLRAEAGEG